Below is a window of Malus domestica chromosome 13, GDT2T_hap1 DNA.
CTCACACTAAAATTCATTTCCGAAGAACTTGTCTGACATTTATTCTTCTGTTTCTGTGTTCCCTTGCAGGTCTATGGACCCGAAGCAACAATGACCGGTATTTGCAAACAGGCAATTCAGTGCATCACCGCAGCTGCATAAGTTATCGTTCAGATTGCTCGCACCCTCGCTCtcccctttccttttcttttctttctttagtggCAAGTTTCGCATCTTCATTAAATCCTTGTACCAATTACGTTCTATCAAAAACCTAAGCCAAGTTAATGTAGTTTTTACGTGCTAATGGGTGAATGGTAACGTGATGATGTTGTATGATGATCTTATTACCGTAATAAAAAAGTTTACGTTGTTATTCATTTCGTTTCTACGCATATGAACCCTTTTTCttcaaagacaaaaacaaacttGCAAAGAGATCCCAGAGGGATAACTATCAACTATGGGCGTTAAATCTCACAACAGCATACAAGGCACATTCACTGGAAATTTAGAGGTCATTTTTGTAATACGCAAACGTTGCAAGTTATTTGACGCTACATCGTCTCTTACCACATAATACAATGATACCATTACCATGCTTGCAACAAAGACAGTCGAAGAAAAATCAAAGCAGTCCCCACAAGAAAAACTTATGGGGAAAGCTACAAGTGATGCATTTTCCTTTGGATATGAGCCATCAACAAATTAATGTAGGATGGAGACATGGGGGTGTGGGTAATATGATTTGACCGTAAGAAAAAGATGGGATATATGAATTCTTACTCTTTAGCTTAATGTGTTCTCTTTGGTTTCTTGCTGTATTTCTtcctttattatttattaacctCTTCGAACGTTCGCGCGTGCATGGATGGAGTCTTTCTTTTTTCACGCATTTTACATGCGACTTAGATATGTTATATTTCCTTTTATTTGCAACTGTATgtcatattttattttagacGCAGTATGAGAAAGAAAACAGCTAACATAACACATCTTAAGGGACGAGTAGCACCCGTAATTAGAAAAGGGGTCTCTCGCATGCACATGAACACGTGTAAAGAGACTACTAATTCTATGTATAATGGATTTTCTACCTAGTGAAATAAGATAAAAGAAGAAAGTTGAATTACACAATTGATACGTGCCATCCATATGGCTTCTTTTTTCCGAAGTGGTTAAACTTGAATGATCCCATGTTAGGGAAGCATCCACATGGAACTAGTAATTTCCTATTACGTGGCATTCTAGTTCAATAATACATTGTTTTGtgtaaattttcttttcatataaCGATGTATTATTGAACTGAGACGTCCCGATAAGGGTAAACATTTTCTATACAAGTTTCCCATCATACATGTAACATGGTATTTTGAATCCATAAAGAATCAATGCATGTCATGAGTCATAAGTTAAGAGTTAAGACCATTCAAAGAGTGGCTCGCTAGCTAGCTAGTCTCTGCCCTTTTGAGTTGAATATTGAATCAAGAAGTCTTCGTTTGTGTAGTTTGGACCGGACAAATTTGTCCAAGGTGGTTGGCTGGCTAATACTTCTGTTGGCTAGGTCATCTACACCTCTCTGGGATTATACTACTTCTGGATTAAATCATAAAAAATGTGGTTGGTTGGTGGTGAAGCCCCAACATGGACGGCGTGAATTGATCCTCTTATTTGTTCACCAATATCTAGTCGTGGTCAGGTCCACCGCCCCGCCCTACTCCACCGGTCACCTCGCGCTTCTCTGTTTTTTATTCTCTAATTATTaacatgtttttttctttttgttcaaaatgaatttttaatgtcTGCTACAGTCTAGTATTATTAATACTACGATTTAATGATATTCTTCATTATTTATAAGTGAAAAATCTTAAGCCCTATTATCACAAAGAAgaatttaaatcacattattactaatttGTTGTAAAATTAAATGTAATCTTAATTTAGATAATACTGTtcgttaaaaaaataattaaaattaagccTAGTCTTAGTCAAGAAACTTGACCCAAAAAAACGTCTTAGTCAAAAAAGTATGAATTCTATCCGCTTCACGCTCCCCATATAGAGATCCCGCCACGCACAGCTTTCCAACTAAtcatctccctctctctccttcctttctctctctaaaacaatTAGCAATGGCGTTGCATGTTCAAATTCCGACCAAAATCTCCAGCATCGAAGACCAGGAAGAAGCTCCACTCTACGGAGACATCTTAGAGGCCATACTCTACCACGTGCCTCTCCTTCATCTCGTTCCTGCCTGTCACGTGTCAAAGTCCTGGAACCGCGCCGTCTCCTCCTCCCTCCGCCACCTCAAACGAAACGTCAAGCCCTGGCTCATTGTCCTCGCCCAAACCATCAGGTTTCCCTACAAGATCAACGCACGTGCCTACGACCCTGCCTCGCACGCTTGGATCGACATCCACTTTCAGCCGTCCATGAAATCCATCTCCACCCTCCGATGCTCCCACTCCACACTCCTCTACATGCTGTCTCCCTCCAAATTCGCCTTCTCAACCGACCCCCTCCACCACACGTGGAACCACGTGGACGCCCCGTTGGTCTGGCGCACCGACCCGATTGTCGCGCTGGTGGGCCACCGCATAGTCGTCGCAGGTGGCACCTGCGATTACGAGGACGACCCCCTGGCCGTCGAAATTTACGACACAAGGGAGCGCACATGGGGAACGTGCAACTCAATGCCCGCTATCCTCAAGGACTCGGCTGCCTCCACGTGGCTCTCTGTCGCCGTCGACGACAGCAAAATGTACGTGACGGATAAAAACACCGGTTTGACCTACACCTTCGATCCCGATTCCAATACGTGGTGTGGACCATACGATCTGTGTCCCGACAGGACGGTGTTCGGCGCCGTCACCGGATTCGCTAATGGCCGCTTTATTTTGGTGGAGGCGGTCGGAAGCGAGGGGAATTTGACAACCATGAAAGTGTGGGAAGTGAACGGGGTGTCGCTTGAGTGCAAAACTTTGATCGGGGAGATGCCGCCGGCGATGGTGGAGAAGCTGAAGGGCGAGACCGACTGCGCGGGGACGGTTTCGATGAGCTGCACGAGAGATATGGTGTGCCTGCATAACACTTTGTCGCCGGAGGAGCTGATCCTCTGCGAGCTTGTCGACGACGGGTGCAGGTGGGGGAGCGTAGGGAATGCGGTTGTGAACGACGGCACCCGAATGCAGAAGTTGGTGGTGACGTGTTCGAATGTTGGTCTACCGGATTTGCATAAAGCCGTACAACTTGGAGCGCTGAAAGTTGTTTGAAAAAGGCAGCAAGAATCATGGCGGAAGATTAATCGTATATaaggaatattttttttatatttttttaaaagaattatATGGAATACTATCAATTTACCAAGAACTATGTTGTTTTGAGAGCTTTCGTTGAATTTAATAAATCGAAATAATCGTGACATATGTTACATTAAAGGGTAATgctaataatttaatcattaacACCACGTTATTTGATTCAGTTTAAAAATTAGCTAAATGGGACTAATGGTTTTCATGGGGTAACCAAAAATAGTTtcgtaaaaaaattcaaatttaaaccCTCATAGTGTTAGAATTATGTCTTTTATAAAAAGTCTTATTGTTGATCTCCATTTTCTACAGAACATTCTGTCTTTGATCACGGCTGGTCCATGAATTGGACATTTCAGTCAAAATGTAGTTGGTGACTTCGTCACGATAGTCTATCATTTTAGAGGTCATGAAGTCGCACAGAAGCATTTTAACCTTTCCAATCACCATCTTGTGATCCACTAGCATCATAAATCCAATCCAAGACGTGCCGTGTGGAATACAAGTCTGAAATTTGTCTCCAAACACTCGGCCACCCCGTGGTGGTTATTTGGTTCTTTCACTTTCATCAAATTTTCTGTAAGTGAtgaatccggatcctctttgtgaaaaAACGGGAAACCCGTGAATTGTGTCCTTTCATCGTACATTATgtagtcagaaatcattttaatattttttatttaaaattaaacacaaatagtaccaaCAAAAACTAACCGcatgatatacaatgaacggacacgattcatAAATCTCcatgatcctcacaaagagtaTCCTGTTAACTAATTGATagacaaaaaaaatcatatggTGCCACCTAGATTATTATAAAAATCTTCTAAAACGATTTAAAACTTAAACCAACAAagctaaaaataaatataaataataaactaaaaacataaatacaaaacaaaaaacatcatCTTCTTCGTCTGAGTTAGGGTTATGAATTAGGTAAGgataatgctaaggagatttaatttataataaaagttacaaactaaatgatttaTTATCAATAGATATGAATATGTTTGTCAacgcttaaataataattcaatcataaaCTTTTATGTCAATtaatttataaacttttatctacaaatttaacaACTTTAGCATTACCCGTTAGGTAACAATGAATTATCATGCTTTGGGTGTGTGGAAGGTTGGGAATCGCAAAGTAATGATGTATTTAGAAAGATTTCAATAGATGAATTATTACGCTCCATATCCAACCACCcccaaaaagaagaacaatggAATCGATGAATTACAAAAGAGTAATGATAGATAGACTAAATTTAatacaaaatttataaattaaatgatgtatcataaatataaaataaacatgtttctcaacgtttaaataataatcaaattatcaacttctacatcatttaatttacaaaattttgtcttcAATTTGATCTCATATCATTGCAATTTGATCTCATAGCATTGCTCATTACAAAATGAGAGTCAAAATCGAAGGCTAATGAATCCGACAGCTGGGTGTCGAATAAGAGCTCCGGAGGGACGGAAATTCGGGGTCTTGGCAGACAATAGGCAGGACAGGAAGCAGCTGCAGATTGATGAGCAACTTAAGTCTGCTAAGTTAAGGAGGTGGCGATGTAGTTGCAACCAATAAAAATTTGACTAGCATT
It encodes the following:
- the LOC103451996 gene encoding F-box/kelch-repeat protein At1g23390, coding for MALHVQIPTKISSIEDQEEAPLYGDILEAILYHVPLLHLVPACHVSKSWNRAVSSSLRHLKRNVKPWLIVLAQTIRFPYKINARAYDPASHAWIDIHFQPSMKSISTLRCSHSTLLYMLSPSKFAFSTDPLHHTWNHVDAPLVWRTDPIVALVGHRIVVAGGTCDYEDDPLAVEIYDTRERTWGTCNSMPAILKDSAASTWLSVAVDDSKMYVTDKNTGLTYTFDPDSNTWCGPYDLCPDRTVFGAVTGFANGRFILVEAVGSEGNLTTMKVWEVNGVSLECKTLIGEMPPAMVEKLKGETDCAGTVSMSCTRDMVCLHNTLSPEELILCELVDDGCRWGSVGNAVVNDGTRMQKLVVTCSNVGLPDLHKAVQLGALKVV